Part of the Dermacentor silvarum isolate Dsil-2018 unplaced genomic scaffold, BIME_Dsil_1.4 Seq5474, whole genome shotgun sequence genome is shown below.
ATCGTGCAGGTGTGTGTTTTTGCCAACTTCGTATTAGGTGACTCGCTGATAGCCCGCTGGTGCAGATGTTCGGcatataacgtttttttttttttttgcgggggggggggggggaggttgagtAAAACATTCGTGTGCATCGCGCAAGCGGTTAATAGAATACATGACATGTCCGGTACAGTGCTTTTAGCATCAGCAATCGACAGCTGTACTGTCCGCAATGAAAGCCTGAAGGACGCGGCTTCCTCGAAAGGTAAGACATGCGGCTGTGTTAAAGCATGGAGCACCGATTTTCTCGAATCGCAGTGCCGCTCACGAAAACTGTTACAGTTTGAAACGTCGCATTCGAGGGTAGGTGGTTCGTGTATATTCAGCTTTCTCGCAAATCTCATGTCCCGTATACCTTTGTTTCCGGCTGTCTCTTTGGCCAATAAATGGGACCATGTAAGCAAACTTGAGCTATCTCACGGCAACATGATTACTTCGGCTTGCTGGCACAAACTTTCCACGATTTGTGCGCGCAAAGGAAGAGAAAACAGGGCAGCAGGGTCGAGTGAACAACACACAGGACCAGGTTACAAtataaatattgcacaaataatTTATATGCATGGCGTATACATGAGCACCCGATGCCGCCGACATGGAATTGTGATGTAATGTCAAACAGGTATGACGATGTTCAAATTATCTATGCTTAAGAAAAATACAGTGTCTCACGGAAGTTTCCTCCTGTCGTAGATAGTATTGCAATAATCTTAAATAATATTTGTTTGCAACACATGAAATAATTCGCTGCTGGGCATATTGGTAGCGTGTGCATGTTATCTTATTCCAAATAAAATTTTGTTGTAAGTCGGTGCTGCATGTCTTCTACTCTGCGCACTGGTTCTGCTACGCGCAAACTATCCGGCATTCTTATCTAACCGTGTAATACCTAAGTACTCTTATCGCTGGCCTCTTTTTTCACAGTGGATAGAGTTCTCAACTCTGGGAGGAGCACAGCTGGGTATTGCTGAGCACTGACTGCGCAGATCGAAAACGCTGCCAACTGTCTCGCGCACCTGTCACCTCCGAGTCATTATGGTCAGCGCCATGGCCGCACGAATCAAGCCGTATGCCTGGCTGTGCCGTGCAGCTGGCGTTTTCTTCATCAGAAATCTTCAGAGCGGAAGCCCAAAAGACTGGACGGTCAGCTTGAAGTCCTGGTACACCCTCTATTCAGTCGGCTGTCTCCTGACCTTTGCACTTGCCGAGCTCTACTTCGTCGCCGACAACACAGTCCGCCTCTACGCCACAGTTCGTACCTTCACGAAGTCCCTCGTGTTAGTAATCCCGATGGTCGTGGCCTTCAAGGTTGTCGTGAACATCGCAAGCGCCGTGTCCGGCTCGTGGACTATGCTGGAGTTTTTCAAGATGTCGGCGGAACACGAGATGAGAGCAGCGTTCGATTGGAAGAAGTATCAATGGAGGTGTCGCCTCAGCTACGCTTTGAGGTGCGTTCATTTTGCACTTCAGTGAAGTCTATCGCTGTCAAGGTGGTGGCCCGTTTGTTTGAAGACAGCTCAAAACGTCCTCTACGACAACAATTATAGGCTGTGTAACAAAATAGCGCGAAGAAACGTTAAATGTTATTACTTTGACGCCGATGACCCAATTGTAAAATTGAAGCaggtcagtgataaaacgccaaGTCGATCAGCCAGAGGTCCTGCGAATAGCACCAGCTTAGAAAAACGCGTTATGACAATGTTCGGAAAATTGGTGCACGGCATGCCATTTTCGTATTAAGCATTTTTAATGCACTATGAAACATGATACATGCAACATGTGCCCTCCATGTTACATTTCTTCACAGATTCTTCGTGGCAATCTTCTTTTTCGCGCACCTGGTTGCCAACGCCAACATCACCATCAGGCTTCTCAACGTCGAGGGCTACTCGTTCCTCGAGTTCGTGCTGAAGGGTGCCATGCTTCTGTTCAACTTTCTCTTCTTCATGTACGACATGTTGCACTTCATCATTCTGAGACCCTGTTGCGAGGTTCTCATCGGCTACGTTCGCCAGGAGCAGGACACACTCAAAAGAATTCTCGGGATAGGCGAGAAACCGACCTTCAAGATCACGACGTTCAACACAGAGTTGGACCGGGTGAGGCTGAACGTTTCCTCAATCGCAAATCTGAGGAGAGTGCTCAACTCGGCCTGGCAGTTCTCAATTACGGCTTCCGCTGTAGTCCTCTTGATTGTGTCATGCATATGCGTCTACAGCGCGTTCGATGAAGGTGTCCCTACAGACCAGCTCCTGCTCACCATCTCGTACTGCGGCTATGCCACCATCGACTTTGTGGATGTTGCACGGCTTAGTCAGAGGATGGCAAACGAGGTTAGTGCTCAACAATGTGTGGCGACGTTCCTGTCCTCGTCTAGTTTGTTCTAGTCACGTCTATAACAGGTCTTGTAGCAAACTATACTTAGACCTTCTGGGATGAATTCTGTCATTGTAAATTTTCTCGTTTTTCGTTTGCATACGCATGTAGACTGTTTTCTTTTATTGGAAGAATAGCGGAAAACTTGCTAAGCTCGGAATGGCCCTCGCGAAAATTTATAAAAGATCAGAGAGAGTTAGCGCTGAGAGAGTGTTTTTTTGCAGATAACAGGTGACATCGGATAGCCATGATGTTCTTTTGCTGTAACCAGATCTTACGTAACCTGTCTGGTATCAAAGGTGCTGACTGATTAGCGTATTTTGTTCAACTTGGACGAGAAAAAGATACGCCAAAGTAATTACCTGAAATTCTTGTTCTTATGTTCCTTTCAAATGTAAAAAGTGTTCTTTCGCTCAAGCACAGCGAGTAAATGGTCGGTATGTGCTGTAAGTGAGCCCACTAATGTGACTTTTTGATGGTTGTTCTGCTTTCTGCTTCTCTACTCTATGAAGACACTAAAGCTTAAGGAGAGCCTTATGAAGGCTTCTGTATTCCAAGACTCACCTGTGGAGTTCCGTCAGGTAAGTGGACGTGCACATGCACTGCAGATTTAAGAAAATTTCTCCATCCTGATAGCACTCTAGTTTGTTTTTAACTCACCTGTGCAAAAAGAGGAGCTCGAATTGTGAACTTTCTTCGAATACTGTTTACTACACTTCAGCAAGAGAAGGTTGGCGGGTCACTCTTTCGACGGGATGACTGCCTGTCTTAATTTAACGTTATTTTGTTTCATTTCAATTATCTCTACTGTTAGTATAGATGGAACACGCTTCGTTTCACAGGGCAATTGGGCTGGTGAATTTGCGAGTAGCAGTACTGTGCAAGCGATAACTGAGGAATAGAGACAACAAAAGAAGAGCACCGATTCCCAGGAAGATGAACTCTGTAGATTATTAACAGTGTCGTAACACTGGTATCCTCACAATGGAACTGACGTGTCGGCAAGCAGAATTGGCATGGCAAAAAAAATGCGCTTGTCAAAATGTTGGCTCTAGATTGAGTCCGGGCGCGGTTGATGAAAAATATCGACAACGGTTTTTTTAACAAACGCATTATCACCCGAAAAGTTAGTCTTGTGCTGTTCCGTAGACTTCGCAAAGTTAAGGCATACATTCAAGAATACAtacgcgaaaaaaaatttctCCGTGCAAGTTCCATGTCATGTACATAGTGAGGGACGGACCAGTACATACTGCGCATGTTGCTGGACTGTCTCCTATATGCCAAGCAAAGGCTACGCCACAAAGTTTAAGCGCTGCAAAAGCATCGATTCTCACTAGGGACCTATACTTTGGCCATGGCCAATTAGTGTCCTTGTAAGCACTGATTTCGTGCAATGAAATACTTTTTAATAGTTGAACATGTGCTCGAAATATTAGGCACAATTTTTGGCGCAGTGATGCTCCTGTTTATTGCTTTTGGCCTTGTTTGACCTTTTTTTCCTCTTGTATGTGTTAGTGTTAGCGCATGCTGGAGTTTCAGTCATTACTACGTTTTCATTTATCATACTAATTTTTAAAGAAATTCATATATGCTCTCTATAATTGAAATACAGAAACCGCAGGCATCCTATTTCGAACCTGTTCAATCTGCCCTCATTTACCCTACGTATACCTGAGAACCTGAAAATCAAAGTATTCAGCGGGACATACCGAAGCATGTCGCAGAATAAAAAGACTACATGGTATTTGTGAATTGTACCATGCTGGCGAAGCCAATCAGCTTCACATTGACCGTTTAACTTCTCTTCAGAAGGAATGTTTCATTCATTTCCGACCTCGCTCTCGATGGTCCTACTCAGAGCAATTGTGCTCCCTACAGAAGTAGTATAATTTGAGAACAGGGAGTAAAATTAATGAAACGTGTCATTCACGCTTAATGGAACTGCCAGAACTCTTTCTTTTAGCGCACGCTCCAGAAGCGTCTACCCGTGATCTAGTAGATAGCCGAAACAGGTGTGTTCCTTATGTAATGGGGACATAGCACAATGAATGACTGTGATTCCTAACTTTGAGCATCCCGCTTTTTTTCGTATATCTTTATTATACCTGCGTTTCATCTGTATCCTTTTCACAGGGTTGAGTAGTACATTAAGGTCATGTACCTTACAGGTATGAGTAGTGCAAAGTGCAGCATGAAAAAGAGAACTAGCTGACGCGCATCTGACAACTCAGACAATGATTTGAATGCACCCATTTTGTGCGGCCGCAGGTCACGGCAGTGGAGACGTCTATTGTCTTATATAAAGTTTAAAGAGAAAATACAGAAAAAGACAAGAGCTTATCGAAACAGAGCGCCATCGTCCATTTTTAAAGCGGTAGCTGTTGCTCGCTTCCCTTTCGAAATGAACGAATTTTTTTCTGCATACAGGTTGCATATCTGCGCAGTTCCATTCGGCCAAGCGAAATGTTCCTGAGTGGTGGGAACTTTTTCAAGCTAAACATGTCACTTCTTGTATCGGTAAGGTTCTCTTCCTATACCACTTTTAGAAATAAGCATATTTTATTGTAGTTCTGCAAACATTATCCCCATAAATTTCATGTGTGAATGCTGATACCACTCCCATGAAGAATCATTGGGCATTAATTTGAAAACATGACACCAGTAAGATGAAAATTCACACAGCAGAACATAAGGCAATTCATGCATCTGAATTAATAACTTGTAAAAACACGAAACACAGCGACATCACAGCATATTGTTATGTGGTGATTGCATCAGTGAAACGGTGGAGTTGGGGGATATAATGAAAGATAATGCCATTAAGACTTCAGTATACCAGATTAACTGGTGTGAAATGAATTTAACTAAAAGACTCACAGAAGCGATATAGGAGAACTCAGTCTGTCATTAGTCTTACTTAAATTAGCACCGTGATCACTCTCCTATTGATAAATAGCATCAAATTTACTGACAAAAGCACTGTTGCGACGCTAGCATGCTTCAACAAAGGAAGCAGAGGCTGAGTCAATGGTTTGAAACTGTGTGCGCCATTTCGTCCGTTGACGTCGAATAAGTTGCTGTCCGCAATGATGTGTGATTAGAAATGCAACGCGGCATGTCGGCGCAGTGAAGGGGGTTAAGGAGCGCCACACGCTCAGTCACTTCTGTTTTTATGTGCTTTGCTATAACCCATTCAATAATATTGAAGCAACGTTATCTGTGGTGACATGTATAGAGGGGTAAGAGCACAGTGCCCATTTTTTTGCACGCCGATTTTTCGCACTTGACATGTTTCGTCGATTTCCACGTGAACTAACGGAGAGCCGCATCGTATAAACAAAACTCGCGTCCGTATTTTACGTAGGCTTCCTTACGTTTTCATAAAGCAAAATGTGTACGTATTTTCTTACGTAGAGTTACGCCGTAAAATACAAGAAATGTTTTACAGTGTAACGCGTTCGCGTACTTGTTCTGCGTTAACCCAACATTTCTTAGAACTATGGTTAACCTCGAATGATCTTGAATGGTCGGGACTTCTGCTGAAGCCAGCAATAGCAAGGCAGCCGTTGGACATGTGCACAAACAGGTGCTCATATGAAGCATAGATCTAGCTCTCACTATGTAAGTTGTGCTATTGCTGTGTGTGTGGAAATATATATAAGCTGTCAAAGTGCCCATTTCTGCTCGGAGAACTTGTAAAGCCCACGTGCCTTTGTTGAATTCAAGCTCTGCATATTGTTTTGGTGACTGCAGCTTGCAGGGTCCCTCATCACATACTCCGTCATCTTGGTGCAAACAAGCGACAGCGTGGAGCATATGACGACAGCGAGGTCATGCCATGGCGCCTCATGAGCGCCGTGAATATGTAACAGCATACGCCACAGTTTCGCGAAAGTTAAGATCTTCAATTAAATACCTAGACAGTAAGCCAGCTAATCTGCCTCATACATTCTTGCCAGTTTTTATGCGTGGGGAGACACATACCTCTAATCAAGGAGGCTTTATCAATCCTGGATTGTATTTTTATGGTCACAAAGCTACGCAAAACAAAACCGCGTAAGACTTACATGCCGAAAAGAGCAAGACCACGTTTGACAAAGATGAGTCAACCTATCGAGACGTCGTCCGTTCCTTGCTTTTGACACTTAACGTTCTTCAGTCCTTTATATTTGCAGCGTGTTTCGACGTATACCGCATACATTGTGACTTTTGATCCAAATAAACAAGAAGGTGTTTTATCTTTGACCATTGAATTTGGGCAATTCAGTAAGTCACGCATTTCTACAATTTAAAAAATGAATGACCAaaatggttgattgattgatgatgtattgggttttatggcgcaatgaCCAGATATAgtcaaagagcgccatacacatggcACTAGGTTTTCAATTAATTGTTTATTAAATAGAGAAATATACTATGAATGGTTAGTGTAGCATGGCTGTAAATATGCCTAAAATCAGTCACTCTAACTTGCGTAAAATATTTAAGTAATAAAACAATGATAATGTCCATAGATGACCAGACTCCAGATTGATATGGTTTAACGTATCAATACCTCCTCACTGGATAACAAGCAATCAAAGGCACTGCAGTGCAGGACTCCGttattaatcaatcaatcaatcaatcaaatctttatttccaacgacAGTTGGGGGTCCCTTAGGCGAAAAGCGGTAATAACACCACTTGAAAATGCCTAAGGGCCCACGTACATGACAGCGGTGTTAAAATGCATACTTTCAAAAACAAAtttacaataaaaaaaaggtgcaggtaaaaaaaaatttaaaaagaggTTGTGCAAATACAACAATGGAACGGTAGAACAAATGAGGATATATAAGTACACTCTAGGACGGTTGTGTTTTGGAGCTGAAATATTCGGAGCTCATGTGAACACATATAAAATGACGAAAACAATAAAGAGTAATGAAGCATTCTTGATCGTGTTCGAACTGTATATTATAAAAAAGTTTACACAAGAGTTAGAAAAAATTCACGCATTTGTTTTTTTGTAAACGTAGAAAAGTTAGAGTCTTTCTCTTCATATTTATTAAGTAGGGATGGCATTGTGAATCTAAGAGACTGCAAAAAATAGGTCGTACGCGAACGAGGAACAAGCCACCTGTCGGCGCTGCGGGTGCGTGAATCCGTGTAATGCATGCTTATGTTTGATGAATCTTTAATAAACGCTCTGAATTGTTCCTTTGCGAAGAAATAAGCATACATCAAACGAAAATCGAATATGCGTTTCACACTGATTATTTTATAGCGAGCAAACAATGTACCCGTAGAACTGTTGCACGGGACGTTTGCAATGTACCGAAGTGCTCTCTTCTGCAATAGGTGAATTGTTTTTATGTTACTTAGGGTTGTGGTGCCCCAGACTAACAGGCAGTAATTTATATGGGAAGAAAACAGAGCATGATAAATCTGAAGTTTAGCTTTTTCTGGAAGAAAGTGCCTACATCGTGACAGAACACCAGCAGCACGCGATAATGATTTGGTCAGTGATTCAATATGGCAAGTCCATGTCATATGAGCAGAAAAAGTCACACCCAGAACTTTATGTTTCTCTACTATTTCAACGGGTATTCCCTCAAGCGTTAATGATTGGTTCACGTTTACCTCCATGCCTCGGGATCTGAAaaaaacagcttttgtttttttcgcatttattcgTAGCCCATTAGCAGTGGACCATTGCAGCAAATCTGAAAGTACACTTTGGGTTCTGGCAACAATTTCAGTTGTATTTTGTCCAGAAACAAAAATACTAGTGTCATCGGCGTAGAGTAGGAATGAGGCATCATTGTTTATCttaacaatatcatttatgtagataATGAAGAGCATTGGTCCTAATATGCTTCCTTGAGGCACGCCACAAGAAATGGttttagaagaagaaaaacagttAGCAATTGAAACGCATTGCTTCCTCTCAGACAGATATGAACTAAAGAATGCATTAGTTACACCACGTACCCCATAAGCGTTCAACTTCCCGAGTAAAATGTAATGGTTTagggtatcgaaggccttgctaTAGTCAATGAAAACACCAAGCGTAAACTTTTTTTCTTCGATGTTCTTAATTATCAATTCTTTTTGAGCTAACAGCGCAGTCTGTGTAGATTTACCACGTTGAAAACCATGCTGATACTCTGAAAGTATATTGTGTTTGTTAAAGAAGCTATTTACGCGGCAGAATATTATTTTCTCTAATCCCTTAGAGAATACAGGTATTATTGAAATTGGTCGGTAATTATTAGCATCATTAATATCTCCACTTTTAAATATAACAGAAACTTTTGCGATTTTCATGagatttgggaaacagccagactGAAAGACTAGATTAAACACGTAAGCTAGAGAAGGAGCAAGCAGGTCAATTACGTGCTTAATCGCTTCTACCTGAAATCCATCGACATCGACAGCTTTACTGTTTTTTAGGGAAAGAAATGTACGTACTATTCCTGCCTCATCTGTAGGTGCGAGAAAAAATGTATCAGCATTATGGTAAGCAATACGAGTATGAGCAATGCTTCCCAGTGGTTGCACTGCATTAGAAAAGTGCTCACTGAAGTGCTCAGCTAAAGGCACACCGGAAAGTTTGTTCCCGCCAATGGTTATTTCCGTTAGAGTATTCTGACCCGCTTTGCGGTTCAGTGCCTGGTTGATGGCTTTCCATACTTGGTTTGGGCGCCGTCGATAGATGTCAGAAAACATGTGGTTATAGTAGGAGGTCTTTGCCTTTTTCAATGCCGCAGTTAGTTTGTTTCTGTAAGTTTTAAAGGCCTCAAAATCCTTAATATCTCTTGTGCGCAAAAACTTCTTAAAAAGGCGACTTTTTTCTTGATCATTTTGATATGCTCCCGCCCTACCcaaggttttcttctttttctgttagcTTTGGCGCTTACGTAAGGAAAAGATTTGTTGTAATGACTAGTGAATATAGATAAGAATTCACGATAGCTCTCATTTGGGTCTAGCTTATCATAAACAGAATACCAATCTTCCCTGAGCATACGCATACGGAATGAGGTCATGTTTTTGTTAGACATACATCTATATTTAGCGATATCCCCATGGCAACTTATTTCTTTTTCAGTAGTTTTAGGAAAAGCAATAAAGACAGGACAGTGGTCACTTACGCAGGCGCATACCGTGCCAGCTGCGGCTACATCAGTGTCTATGCTGACGATAAACAAGTCTAGTATGGACTGGCAAGTTGTCGTTACGCGTGTAGGCGTATTAATGACACTATTGTAGCCACAAGCGTAAAGTTTGTTAAGGAATTCCCGTGAGGTCAAATTATCCTTCAGAAGGTTTATGTTAAAGTCGCCACCTATTACAGTGTTATAGCGATGAAATGTTGAGTATTCTAATATTTCTTCAATAAATTCCAAGAATACACTCATCACCAGACGGTGGGCGGTAAAACGCCACATACATGTTGATATTGCTCTTTATGCAAAGTACTTCATAGTCAGCTGTAATGCAGGTGAATTCCGGGATTATGTCGCAGAGCATGTGTTTCTTTACGTGCATTGCCACTCCGCCACCACGGAAGCCACTTCGATTGATAAAATAGTGATTGTAGTCAATCATATTTAGCATATCGCTTGCTTCGTGATACCACGTTTCAGTTAACATGATCACGTCGAACAGGAAGTTGAACTCGTTAAAGAATGTGCCTAACTCATCTAGCTTAGGGGCGGCGGAACGTACATTAAGGTGAATAGCAGTGAACATGCCCTGCGACTGCGCCGGAAGTTTAAGTTCACATGGCAGACAAAATTCTTGATACCACATCGCGTGTACAAGAAAAAGTAACACAGATTACAACCATTAACACCCTAGGCAATCTTGCCGAGGTCAGAATCTGTTTCAATGCGTACCACTTGACTTGACTGTGTCTTGCGCGCGAAAATCCTTCCATTCTTCGTCCACACAAACTGCCACTGattctcccgttttttttttcaactgcctgtgCAAGCAGCCGCTTCAATGTTGGACAGAGATGCTCATTCACGAAGATTTGTGCTTCGCTGGTGATTCCTACGCTACGATTCCTAATGAGATTTTTGCGGGCTTTCTCGACGACAAGGTCCCGTTTCTGCTTGCTTTTGAACTGTACAATAACGTTCGTTTTGCCCTGCTCACGAGACGGTACTCGGTGGCACACTTCTATATCGCTAGCAGAAATGGGTTCGCCAATGACATCACCAATCTTGCCTACAAGACTAGTGATGTTTTCATTTTCCATCTCAACGAGCCCTTTTATTTCAACATTCGATCTGCGCGAGTATTGCTCACCTTGAACAAGTCGCTTCTGCAGTTCGACAATGACTGACTCATTTTCACTGCATTTAGCCTTCAGCCTCTCATTTTCCTTCCTTAAGCTTTCTCTCTCGGTGCGCCCTTCCATTAACTGTTGTTTCATTGTTTCAAATTGTTTTtccatgaattccagtccctccTTCATTTGTTTCATCTCAGCACGTAGTTCACGCAAGTCAGAGCGTGCATCACGATCCTTCTGTGACATCACAAAGAGTAGAAAGTGCAAAATGTGCAAAATAAATTCGATAAGCCAAATGACACAGTAAGTTGGCAGCGGtgacaaagaaaataaaacgcgTCTATAACAGACAGAAAAAACAGCACCAACCTGCAGTACGACAACACGTTTGATTAGTCCTGCGCCTACTGGTTGTCACCGCTGCCAAATGTTCCGTTGAGTGTCGACCGCTTCCTTTTGTACTCTCGCTGATGCACTGTGGGTAGCTTCCGGGTGGTGCCGATGCGTTGCCTTCCGTGAACCTCCGGTGAAGGGCACCTTGCCCCTAGCGGTTCGTCGCGGCAAGTCTCCGGGTTGATGGCGCAGTGGGTAGCTGCCGGGCTGCTTCCGATGCTGCGCCGCTTTCAGGCTTCCAGTGAAGGACACCCTTGTGCCTAGCGGTTTCTTGCGGTGAGTCTCAGGCTAtctgcagtagagcactgcacgggccgatttttgcggcccgggcccggcccgggcccgtttttacattgggcggcccgcccgagcccgatcaaaacttttatggcgagacgccggcccggcccgggcccggaaattatctacgttacccgcccggcccggcccgccacccctttaccgtaagcccgagcccggcccgagcccggctcgaaaccggcccgaacccggcccgagaccgaaaaatacatgtttttcagagttgagaagcccgagaataactcgcagaaagcccgagcccggcccgggcccgcgtcaaaaaacccgagcccggcccgggcccgcgtcaaaaaacccgagcccggcccgggcccgggtcaaaaagcacacgccgtgcccgagcccggcccgagcccgtgaaaaaaactgctctacccggcccggcccggcccacgggccgggccgggcccgggctttcgggtaagcccgagcccgtgcagtgctcta
Proteins encoded:
- the LOC119435225 gene encoding uncharacterized protein LOC119435225, with amino-acid sequence MVSAMAARIKPYAWLCRAAGVFFIRNLQSGSPKDWTVSLKSWYTLYSVGCLLTFALAELYFVADNTVRLYATVRTFTKSLVLVIPMVVAFKVVVNIASAVSGSWTMLEFFKMSAEHEMRAAFDWKKYQWRCRLSYALRFFVAIFFFAHLVANANITIRLLNVEGYSFLEFVLKGAMLLFNFLFFMYDMLHFIILRPCCEVLIGYVRQEQDTLKRILGIGEKPTFKITTFNTELDRVRLNVSSIANLRRVLNSAWQFSITASAVVLLIVSCICVYSAFDEGVPTDQLLLTISYCGYATIDFVDVARLSQRMANETLKLKESLMKASVFQDSPVEFRQVAYLRSSIRPSEMFLSGGNFFKLNMSLLVSLAGSLITYSVILVQTSDSVEHMTTARSCHGAS